A portion of the Bufo gargarizans isolate SCDJY-AF-19 chromosome 7, ASM1485885v1, whole genome shotgun sequence genome contains these proteins:
- the PRPF38A gene encoding pre-mRNA-splicing factor 38A isoform X2, which produces MANRTVKDAHSVHGTNPQYLVEKIIRTRIYESKYWKEECFGLTAELVVDKAMELKYIGGVFGGNIKPTPFLCLALKMLQIQPEKDIIVEFIKNEDFKYVRALGALYMRLTGTASDCYKYLEPLYNDYRKIKTQNRDGEFVMMHVDEFIDELLHSERICDIILPRLQKRYVLEETEQLDPRVSALEEDMDDVESSEEEDEEDDKGRAPTPDHHRRSYRDLDRPRRSPSPRYRRSRSRSPRRRSRSPKRRSPSPPRRERHRSKSPRRHRSRSRERRHRSKSKSPGHHRSHRHRSHSKSPER; this is translated from the exons ATGGCGAACCGAACAGTGAAAGACGCTCACAGCGTCCATGGCACCAACCCGCAATACCTGGTGGAGAAAATCATACGGACCCGAATCTATGAGTCCAAGTACTGGAAGGAGGAGTGTTTCGGTCTCACTG CTGAGCTGGTGGTGGATAAGGCCATGGAGCTGAAATACATCGGAGGAGTTTTTGGAGGGAACATCAAGCCTACACCTTTCTTGTGCCTGGCCTTGAAAATGCTGCAGATCCAGCCGGAGAAAGACATCATTGTGGAGTTTATCAAGAATGAAGACTTCAA GTATGTCCGCGCGTTGGGTGCGCTCTACATGCGACTGACTGGTACTGCCAGCGACTGCTACAAATATCTGGAGCCACTGTATAACGATTACCGCAAAATCAAGACCCAGAACCGCGACGGAG AATTTGTAATGATGCACGTCGACGAGTTCATAGATGAGCTTCTCCACAGCGAACGAATCTGTGACATTATATTGCCTCGCTTGCAG AAACGCTACGTGCTTGAGGAGACTGAGCAGCTGGATCCTCGTGTCAGCGCTTTGGAAGAAGATATGGATGATGTAGAGTCCAGtgaggaggaagatgaggaggacGATAAG GGCAGAGCTCCTACTCCCGACCATCACAGACGAAGCTACAGAGACTTGGACAGACCACGTAGATCTCCTTCACCTCGCTACAGGAGGAGTCGCAGTCGTTCTCCCAGAAG GAGGAGCCGTTCCCCTAAGAGAAGAAG TCCGTCTCCACCCCGCAGAGAGCGACACCGCAGCAAGAGTCCAAGGAGACACCGTAGCAGATCTAGAGAGAGACGCCATCGGTCAAAATCTAAATCGCCAG GGCATCATCGAAGTCACAGACACCGAAGCCACTCAAAGTCTCCAGAGAGGTAA
- the PRPF38A gene encoding pre-mRNA-splicing factor 38A isoform X1 translates to MANRTVKDAHSVHGTNPQYLVEKIIRTRIYESKYWKEECFGLTAELVVDKAMELKYIGGVFGGNIKPTPFLCLALKMLQIQPEKDIIVEFIKNEDFKYVRALGALYMRLTGTASDCYKYLEPLYNDYRKIKTQNRDGEFVMMHVDEFIDELLHSERICDIILPRLQKRYVLEETEQLDPRVSALEEDMDDVESSEEEDEEDDKGRAPTPDHHRRSYRDLDRPRRSPSPRYRRSRSRSPRRRSRSPKRRSPSPPRRERHRSKSPRRHRSRSRERRHRSKSKSPGHHRSHRHRSHSKSPERSKKSHKKSRRGNE, encoded by the exons ATGGCGAACCGAACAGTGAAAGACGCTCACAGCGTCCATGGCACCAACCCGCAATACCTGGTGGAGAAAATCATACGGACCCGAATCTATGAGTCCAAGTACTGGAAGGAGGAGTGTTTCGGTCTCACTG CTGAGCTGGTGGTGGATAAGGCCATGGAGCTGAAATACATCGGAGGAGTTTTTGGAGGGAACATCAAGCCTACACCTTTCTTGTGCCTGGCCTTGAAAATGCTGCAGATCCAGCCGGAGAAAGACATCATTGTGGAGTTTATCAAGAATGAAGACTTCAA GTATGTCCGCGCGTTGGGTGCGCTCTACATGCGACTGACTGGTACTGCCAGCGACTGCTACAAATATCTGGAGCCACTGTATAACGATTACCGCAAAATCAAGACCCAGAACCGCGACGGAG AATTTGTAATGATGCACGTCGACGAGTTCATAGATGAGCTTCTCCACAGCGAACGAATCTGTGACATTATATTGCCTCGCTTGCAG AAACGCTACGTGCTTGAGGAGACTGAGCAGCTGGATCCTCGTGTCAGCGCTTTGGAAGAAGATATGGATGATGTAGAGTCCAGtgaggaggaagatgaggaggacGATAAG GGCAGAGCTCCTACTCCCGACCATCACAGACGAAGCTACAGAGACTTGGACAGACCACGTAGATCTCCTTCACCTCGCTACAGGAGGAGTCGCAGTCGTTCTCCCAGAAG GAGGAGCCGTTCCCCTAAGAGAAGAAG TCCGTCTCCACCCCGCAGAGAGCGACACCGCAGCAAGAGTCCAAGGAGACACCGTAGCAGATCTAGAGAGAGACGCCATCGGTCAAAATCTAAATCGCCAG GGCATCATCGAAGTCACAGACACCGAAGCCACTCAAAGTCTCCAGAGAG GTCAAAGAAGAGTCACAAAAAGAGCAGACGTGGGAATGAGTGA